A part of Candidatus Desulfatibia profunda genomic DNA contains:
- a CDS encoding XamI family restriction endonuclease: MPVNADKPHRWKKDVQNSVDFYNNWFLNFAPKAFRKTRIKTTQKVKDALQSTSNLTDIKPEVLKANPQVLQILRMSTCPPIARDRLIGLSGVSPNLVKTIKGEFPFLIEAKSAGDFTNVNKRRKEEAIKMQQLRSTYGRSIKYVLFLCGYFDSGYLGYEAAEGIDWVWEHRIDDLKQFGL; encoded by the coding sequence ATGCCTGTAAATGCGGATAAACCACATCGTTGGAAAAAAGATGTCCAAAACTCGGTTGACTTTTATAACAACTGGTTTCTGAACTTCGCACCAAAAGCTTTTCGAAAAACCCGTATAAAAACTACCCAAAAGGTTAAGGACGCGCTGCAATCTACGTCCAATCTGACTGATATTAAACCAGAAGTCTTAAAAGCGAACCCCCAGGTTCTTCAGATTCTTAGGATGTCAACATGCCCGCCTATCGCCCGTGACCGATTAATTGGTCTTTCCGGGGTTTCCCCGAACCTGGTTAAAACCATTAAAGGCGAATTTCCTTTTCTCATTGAAGCGAAAAGTGCAGGTGATTTCACCAACGTCAACAAAAGACGTAAAGAAGAAGCCATAAAGATGCAACAGCTACGCAGCACATATGGCCGTTCGATAAAATACGTTCTTTTTCTCTGCGGATATTTCGATAGCGGCTACCTTGGATATGAGGCTGCTGAGGGTATTGATTGGGTCTGGGAGCACCGCATTGACGATTTAAAACAATTTGGTTTATAA